A section of the Agarivorans litoreus genome encodes:
- a CDS encoding nuclear transport factor 2 family protein translates to MSITASAPHIVKHLEQFYSELGMAQVERLSDIYADDIEFIDPLHHLHGLPDLRSYFEHLLQNTSQCHFEFHSRLIADGEFSLTWQMQFAHPKLGNGRILSLDGISHLKFNDKIYYHRDYYDVSAMLHDHIPVIGWLSKKLKNGLAQ, encoded by the coding sequence ATGAGTATCACGGCATCTGCACCGCATATTGTTAAGCATCTAGAGCAGTTTTACAGCGAGCTAGGCATGGCGCAGGTTGAGCGCCTCTCTGATATTTATGCCGACGATATCGAGTTTATCGACCCTTTGCACCATCTTCACGGCTTACCAGACTTACGTAGCTATTTTGAACATCTTTTACAAAATACCAGCCAATGCCATTTTGAGTTTCACTCTAGGCTAATCGCAGACGGTGAGTTCAGCCTTACTTGGCAAATGCAGTTTGCCCATCCTAAATTAGGCAACGGGCGGATATTGTCGTTAGATGGCATTAGCCACCTTAAGTTTAACGACAAAATTTATTACCACCGTGACTACTACGACGTAAGCGCGATGCTGCATGACCATATTCCGGTAATTGGTTGGCTATCCAAAAAGTTAAAAAATGGACTAGCACAATGA